ACAATTGCTGTTTTTGCATTACACGCCGCAAACTGCTTTAGTCTACAACCGCTATGGCATTCTTGAGCCCAAACTCGACCTAAGGCTGATTCAACCGCAGGCAAAATTGGATTTGATTTGCACCCCATTAGTTGGCTTTGATCGCCACGGACATCGTCTCGGCATGGGGGGCGGTTATTATGACCGCACGCTCTCGGGCTGGTTTACTACCGGAGTGGGCGCCAAGCCGATCGGCATCGCTCACGATTGCCAATACGTGGAAGCGTTGCCTGTCGAAGCATGGGATATTCCTTTGCCCAAGATCGTGACTCCAAGCCAGATCTGGCAATGGGAAATCGAGCACTAACTCGCTATAATCGCGCGGCACCGTTTACCCCCTTCATCAATTCAGGAGATGAGCATGACTCAAGATGAAATGAAAAAAGCCGCTGGTTGGGCAGCACTGAAATATGTAGAGAAAGGCAGTATTGTTGGCGTTGGTACTGGCTCAACCGTTAATCACTTCATCGATGCTCTGGGCACCATGAGCGAAGAGATCAAAGGGGCGGTTTCTAGCTCGGTCGCTTCTACCGAGAAACTCGAAGCACTTGGTATTAAAGTGTTTGATTGCAACGAAGTAGCGTCTCTGGATATCTATGTCGACGGCGCTGACGAAATCAACGCCGATCGCGAAATGATCAAAGGCGGCGGCGCTGCGCTCACTCGCGAAAAGATTGTTGCAGCGATTGCCGATAAGTTCATCTGTATCGTTGATGGCACAAAAGCCGTTGATGTACTGGGCACCTTCCCTCTGCCTGTTGAAGTGATCCCAATGGCTCGCTCTTATGTCGCTCGTCAGCTCGTTAAGCTTGGTGGCGACCCTTGCTACCGCGAAGGTGTTATCACCGACAACGGTAACGTGATCCTCGATGTCTACGGGATGAAGATCACCAACCCTAAAGAGCTAGAGAGCCAAATCAATGGCATTGCTGGCGTGGTCACCGTTGGTTTGTTTGCTCATCGCGGTGCCGATGTGGTGATCACGGGCACACCACAAGGGGCAAAAATCGAGGAATAATTCGCTGGCTTTGTGCTTATTTCCGTTATTTGCTTACAGACGGTGCCTTAGGGCACCGTTTTTTATCACTTTCACTAAGAAAATT
The Vibrio navarrensis DNA segment above includes these coding regions:
- a CDS encoding 5-formyltetrahydrofolate cyclo-ligase; this encodes MQTLSRQDFRRLIRTKRNALCSDTQYQAALDLIHQFSQLSELPQAQHIALYLSSDGELDTSLLIHWLWQQGKAVYLPVIHPFSQGQLLFLHYTPQTALVYNRYGILEPKLDLRLIQPQAKLDLICTPLVGFDRHGHRLGMGGGYYDRTLSGWFTTGVGAKPIGIAHDCQYVEALPVEAWDIPLPKIVTPSQIWQWEIEH
- the rpiA gene encoding ribose-5-phosphate isomerase RpiA, which encodes MTQDEMKKAAGWAALKYVEKGSIVGVGTGSTVNHFIDALGTMSEEIKGAVSSSVASTEKLEALGIKVFDCNEVASLDIYVDGADEINADREMIKGGGAALTREKIVAAIADKFICIVDGTKAVDVLGTFPLPVEVIPMARSYVARQLVKLGGDPCYREGVITDNGNVILDVYGMKITNPKELESQINGIAGVVTVGLFAHRGADVVITGTPQGAKIEE